A portion of the Natronococcus sp. AD-5 genome contains these proteins:
- a CDS encoding UbiA family prenyltransferase yields the protein MSTSTSAREDHRRVDRLLAVCRFLVHSNLFISLAAASVVVTTTVLADLPFDPLPFFIVFAVTMFVYTVNRFTDLEEDRENVPRRAAFVERYGLVWLGLGVGLYLGAIVVALLLELPGAGYLLLPLVVALLYSLGGVKHVFLVKNLFVGFAWAVIPLGVGVYYEQPWALEVLFLAGYVGTMITIAAAVFDVKDIEGDREQGIDTIPTAFGPRRTRIVAQFANGLVAAAVVALVATGVLDARFLVLLAFHGYVGCYIPFASRDRGPLFYGGIIDGEHVFLAALVLVLEWLVW from the coding sequence GTGTCGACCTCGACCAGCGCTCGCGAGGATCACCGCCGGGTCGACCGGCTGCTGGCCGTCTGCCGGTTCCTGGTCCACAGTAACCTCTTCATCTCGCTGGCGGCGGCGAGCGTGGTGGTCACCACGACCGTCCTCGCGGACCTGCCGTTCGACCCGCTCCCGTTTTTCATCGTCTTCGCCGTCACGATGTTCGTCTACACGGTCAACCGGTTCACCGACCTCGAGGAGGACCGGGAAAACGTCCCCCGGCGGGCGGCGTTCGTCGAGCGCTACGGCCTGGTCTGGTTGGGTCTGGGCGTCGGGCTCTACCTCGGCGCGATCGTCGTCGCACTCTTGCTGGAGCTGCCGGGCGCCGGCTATCTCCTCCTGCCGCTGGTGGTGGCGCTGCTGTACTCGCTGGGCGGCGTCAAGCACGTCTTCCTCGTGAAGAACCTCTTCGTCGGCTTCGCCTGGGCCGTGATCCCCCTCGGCGTCGGCGTCTACTACGAGCAGCCGTGGGCGCTCGAGGTCCTCTTTCTCGCCGGCTACGTCGGCACGATGATCACGATCGCCGCGGCGGTGTTCGACGTCAAGGACATCGAGGGCGACCGCGAACAGGGGATCGACACGATCCCGACGGCGTTCGGCCCGCGACGGACCCGGATCGTCGCCCAGTTCGCCAACGGTCTCGTCGCGGCGGCCGTCGTCGCCCTCGTCGCGACCGGCGTCCTGGACGCCAGGTTCCTCGTTCTGCTCGCGTTCCACGGGTACGTCGGCTGCTACATCCCCTTCGCGAGCCGGGATCGCGGCCCGCTGTTTTACGGCGGGATCATCGACGGCGAACACGTCTTCCTGGCCGCGCTCGTGCTCGTCCTCGAATGGCTCGTTTGGTAG
- the trxA gene encoding thioredoxin, which translates to MVETDDPDTDDLERIRAEKRERLRERIEREQRGASSPDEPVAVESRARFRDVLGAHDLVLVDFYADWCGPCRMLAPILEDLAGETPAAIAKVDTDANPALAQQYGVQGLPTLLLFADGEPVERLVGMQDGASLRQVIDRHASEGTA; encoded by the coding sequence ATGGTCGAAACGGACGACCCCGACACCGACGACCTCGAGCGGATTCGCGCCGAGAAGCGCGAACGGCTGCGCGAGCGGATCGAACGCGAACAACGGGGCGCGTCGAGTCCCGACGAGCCCGTCGCCGTCGAGAGCCGGGCGCGGTTCCGGGACGTCCTCGGCGCCCACGACCTCGTCCTGGTCGACTTCTACGCGGACTGGTGCGGCCCCTGCCGGATGCTCGCGCCGATCCTCGAGGATCTGGCCGGAGAGACGCCCGCCGCCATCGCGAAGGTCGACACCGACGCGAATCCGGCGCTCGCCCAGCAGTACGGCGTCCAGGGGTTGCCGACGCTGCTGCTGTTCGCCGACGGCGAGCCGGTCGAACGACTCGTCGGGATGCAGGACGGAGCGAGCCTGCGACAGGTGATCGACCGTCACGCCTCCGAGGGCACTGCGTAG
- the sucC gene encoding ADP-forming succinate--CoA ligase subunit beta, giving the protein MKLHEYQAKQVFADAGIPTPESQLASDVDGVLTAAQEIGYPVAVKAQVQVGGRGKAGGIELVDDDDEARDAADSIIGMDLKGYRVDQVLVEEAVDFTDELYVGITMDRGEGKPVAMVSTRGGVNIEEVAEEDPEAIAREHVDPSFGMHPYQARKAVYDAGVDRAVARDVSNVLMTLYELWENRDGSDAEINPLMVTSDDEVIAADAVMNIDEDALFRQPELAEMEEEAASGGDELEQKADEYDFDYVRLEGNTGIIGNGAGLVMTTLDLVDHYGGEPANFLDVGGGAKADRIANALDMVFSDDNVDSVVFNIFGGITRGDEVARGINEALEQFDEIPKPVVVRLAGTNWEEGMEILNEDLVTVEQTLEDAVQRAVEYAEEVNDQ; this is encoded by the coding sequence ATGAAACTGCACGAGTACCAGGCGAAGCAGGTCTTCGCCGACGCCGGGATTCCGACGCCGGAGTCGCAACTCGCTTCCGACGTCGACGGCGTACTGACCGCAGCCCAGGAGATCGGCTACCCGGTCGCGGTCAAGGCACAGGTACAGGTCGGCGGCCGGGGGAAAGCCGGCGGGATCGAACTCGTCGACGACGACGACGAAGCCCGCGACGCGGCCGATTCGATCATCGGAATGGATCTCAAGGGCTACCGCGTCGATCAGGTCCTCGTCGAGGAAGCGGTCGACTTCACCGACGAACTCTACGTCGGGATCACGATGGACCGCGGCGAGGGCAAGCCCGTCGCGATGGTCTCGACCCGCGGCGGCGTCAACATCGAGGAGGTCGCCGAGGAGGACCCCGAGGCGATCGCACGCGAGCACGTCGACCCCTCATTCGGGATGCACCCCTACCAGGCCCGCAAGGCCGTCTACGACGCGGGCGTCGACCGCGCCGTCGCCCGCGACGTCTCGAACGTTCTCATGACGCTCTACGAACTCTGGGAGAACCGCGACGGCTCCGACGCCGAGATCAACCCGCTGATGGTGACGAGCGACGACGAGGTCATCGCGGCCGACGCCGTGATGAACATCGACGAGGACGCCCTGTTCCGCCAGCCCGAACTCGCCGAGATGGAAGAGGAAGCCGCAAGCGGCGGCGACGAACTCGAGCAGAAGGCCGACGAGTACGACTTCGACTACGTCCGCCTCGAGGGCAACACCGGCATCATCGGCAACGGCGCCGGTCTCGTGATGACCACGCTCGACCTCGTCGACCACTACGGCGGCGAGCCCGCCAACTTCTTGGACGTCGGCGGCGGCGCGAAGGCCGACCGCATCGCGAACGCGCTCGACATGGTCTTCTCCGACGACAACGTCGACAGCGTCGTCTTCAACATCTTCGGCGGCATCACCCGCGGGGACGAGGTCGCCCGCGGCATCAACGAGGCGCTCGAGCAGTTCGACGAGATCCCCAAGCCGGTCGTCGTCCGTCTGGCCGGGACGAACTGGGAGGAAGGCATGGAGATTCTGAACGAGGACCTCGTGACGGTCGAACAGACCCTCGAGGACGCGGTCCAGCGTGCTGTCGAGTACGCTGAGGAGGTGAACGACCAATGA
- a CDS encoding glycerophosphodiester phosphodiesterase has product MLYETPASEEFAAEVLESGETIPTLDEAMEVVPANVGVNIDIEEGSPDVQFGRVDDPEAEREGVDVARVGCRDRDQLRQRVVVLDVLGGRARDRPRHRSRSAGSVPALRLHSGGLDVTDEYDTDAVNPPLEKIYGTPLFDGDAYEEIDLVAEAHERDLPVTVWTINTWYEVERLIDAGVDGLFLDYSESVRYLLGRRIATPRRGCSRTIRFSEYRTGRKGETTAGGALDAGAGGRRAGEGGCRSNDVAGCLAVGSAVPPSISSGGRVKSFIPKYVGEPLVVPFRQSIVRSTRRRKYSRYRLRDPPIRPPFRRRRPGSRRDRRGDDSPCSCLSPCRPTCAPGR; this is encoded by the coding sequence GTGCTCTACGAGACGCCCGCCAGCGAGGAGTTCGCCGCCGAAGTGCTCGAGAGCGGAGAGACGATCCCCACGCTCGACGAAGCGATGGAGGTCGTCCCGGCGAACGTCGGCGTCAACATCGACATCGAGGAAGGCTCGCCCGACGTCCAGTTCGGCCGCGTCGACGACCCCGAGGCCGAGCGGGAGGGAGTGGACGTGGCTCGAGTCGGTTGTCGAGATCGCGACCAGCTACGACAACGAGTTGTTGTTCTCGATGTTCTAGGAGGGCGCGCTCGCGACCGTCCGCGACATCGATCCCGATCTGCCGGCAGCGTACCTGCTCTACGACTCCATTCAGGAGGACTCGACGTCACCGACGAGTACGATACCGACGCCGTCAACCCGCCGCTGGAGAAGATCTACGGGACGCCGCTTTTCGACGGCGACGCCTACGAGGAGATCGATCTCGTCGCCGAAGCGCACGAACGCGATCTGCCGGTCACCGTCTGGACGATCAACACCTGGTACGAGGTCGAGCGATTGATCGACGCCGGCGTCGACGGGCTCTTTCTCGATTACTCCGAAAGCGTGAGGTACCTACTCGGCCGGCGAATAGCCACTCCTCGCCGCGGCTGTTCGAGAACGATACGCTTCTCGGAGTACCGTACCGGACGAAAGGGAGAAACGACGGCTGGTGGCGCACTCGACGCCGGAGCAGGTGGCCGCCGAGCGGGTGAGGGTGGGTGTCGGTCGAACGACGTGGCAGGGTGCCTGGCTGTGGGGAGCGCCGTCCCGCCATCGATATCTAGCGGAGGGCGTGTAAAGTCGTTCATCCCAAAATATGTTGGTGAGCCGCTCGTTGTACCGTTCCGACAGTCGATAGTACGATCGACGCGGCGACGGAAGTACTCCCGGTATCGGCTTCGCGATCCGCCGATCAGACCTCCGTTTCGGCGCAGGCGGCCAGGATCACGTCGGGATCGTCGAGGAGACGATTCTCCATGTAGTTGCCTTTCCCCTTGCCGGCCCACTTGCGCTCCTGGTCGATGA
- the bioB gene encoding biotin synthase BioB encodes MVYETGNPTVDGALERVLAGERLDRTDGLALIAQPVDPLAAAGAAVRDRFGDGTVDACSIVNAKAGNCAEDCGFCAQSVHFDTGIDTYGFLGPEKILEAAERAERDGAQRFGIVVAEKGVSKEHRPDEWDEVIESIRLVRDECDLEVDASLGILTEEEAEILAEEGIGHYNHNIETSPRYFPEIVGSHSFEDRVRTLEVAKEAGMDLCAGVILGMGETPTDRVDAAIALQEIDVSSLPVNVLNPVEGTPLAERGVEIATDEIVKTVAVYKLLHPESRVRLTGGREVNLEPHEQHLPLEAGADGLLTGDYLTTEGQSPGEDIEIIERAGLEPNRAVNEFDTEAVKARDADAASETTAETTASTGAEPGDD; translated from the coding sequence GTGGTTTACGAGACAGGCAACCCGACGGTCGACGGCGCGCTCGAGCGGGTCCTGGCCGGCGAGCGACTCGACCGCACCGACGGCCTCGCGCTGATCGCCCAGCCGGTCGACCCGCTCGCTGCGGCCGGAGCGGCCGTGCGCGATCGCTTCGGCGACGGGACGGTCGACGCGTGCTCGATCGTCAACGCGAAGGCGGGCAACTGCGCCGAGGACTGCGGCTTCTGCGCGCAGTCGGTCCACTTCGACACCGGAATCGACACGTACGGCTTCCTCGGCCCCGAGAAGATCCTCGAGGCGGCCGAGCGCGCCGAACGCGACGGCGCCCAGCGGTTCGGCATCGTCGTCGCGGAGAAGGGCGTCTCGAAGGAGCACCGACCCGACGAGTGGGACGAGGTGATCGAGTCCATCCGTCTCGTTCGGGACGAGTGCGACCTCGAGGTGGACGCCTCCCTGGGGATTCTCACGGAGGAGGAGGCCGAGATCCTCGCCGAAGAGGGAATCGGACACTACAATCACAACATCGAGACCTCGCCGCGGTACTTCCCCGAGATCGTCGGCTCCCACAGCTTCGAGGATCGCGTACGGACCCTCGAGGTCGCAAAGGAGGCCGGCATGGACCTCTGTGCCGGCGTCATCCTCGGGATGGGCGAGACGCCGACCGACCGCGTCGACGCCGCGATCGCGTTGCAGGAGATCGACGTCTCCTCGCTGCCGGTGAACGTCCTCAACCCGGTCGAGGGGACGCCGCTCGCCGAGCGGGGCGTCGAGATCGCGACCGACGAGATCGTCAAGACGGTCGCGGTGTACAAACTGCTCCATCCAGAGTCGCGCGTGCGCCTCACCGGCGGGCGCGAGGTCAATCTCGAGCCCCACGAGCAGCACCTGCCGCTCGAGGCTGGCGCCGACGGCCTGCTGACGGGAGATTATCTCACCACGGAGGGCCAGTCGCCGGGCGAGGACATCGAGATCATCGAGCGCGCCGGCCTCGAGCCGAACCGGGCGGTCAACGAGTTCGACACCGAGGCGGTGAAAGCCCGTGACGCGGACGCGGCGAGCGAAACGACGGCCGAGACGACGGCGAGTACGGGCGCGGAACCGGGCGACGACTGA
- the sucD gene encoding succinate--CoA ligase subunit alpha, with protein sequence MSVLVDDDTRVVVQGITGGEGKFHAEQMMEYGTNIVAGAVPGKGGQEAAGVPVYDTVREAVEEENADTSVIFVPPAFAGDAVFEALDTDLDLAVAITEGIPTQDMARVNKRLSETDTRLIGPNCPGLITPGEAKLGILPGNIFAEGNVGLVSRSGTLTYQVVDSLTNRGIGQTTAIGIGGDPIIGTDFVDALELFENDDETEAIVMCGEIGGEDEEEAAAYIDDNVETPVAGFIAGRTAPPGKRMGHAGAIVSGSGTGTAESKINALNDAGVPVGDTPEEVADRIEEFLG encoded by the coding sequence ATGAGCGTACTAGTCGACGACGACACGCGCGTCGTGGTACAGGGCATCACCGGCGGGGAAGGCAAGTTCCACGCCGAACAGATGATGGAGTACGGCACCAACATCGTGGCCGGCGCGGTCCCCGGTAAAGGCGGCCAGGAGGCCGCCGGCGTTCCCGTCTACGATACGGTCCGCGAGGCCGTCGAAGAGGAGAACGCCGATACGTCCGTGATCTTCGTCCCGCCGGCGTTCGCCGGCGACGCCGTCTTCGAGGCGCTCGACACGGACCTCGACCTCGCCGTCGCCATCACGGAGGGCATCCCGACCCAGGACATGGCCCGGGTCAACAAGCGCCTCTCCGAGACCGACACGCGACTCATCGGTCCCAACTGTCCCGGCCTCATCACGCCCGGCGAGGCCAAACTCGGTATCCTCCCCGGTAACATCTTCGCCGAGGGGAACGTCGGCCTCGTCTCCCGCTCCGGGACGCTGACCTACCAGGTCGTCGACAGCCTCACCAACCGCGGCATCGGCCAGACCACCGCGATCGGCATCGGCGGCGACCCGATCATCGGCACGGACTTCGTCGACGCCCTCGAACTGTTCGAGAACGACGACGAGACCGAGGCTATCGTCATGTGCGGCGAAATCGGCGGCGAGGACGAGGAGGAGGCCGCCGCCTACATCGACGACAACGTCGAGACGCCCGTCGCCGGCTTCATCGCCGGCCGCACGGCCCCGCCGGGCAAGCGGATGGGCCACGCGGGTGCGATCGTCTCCGGTTCGGGTACCGGCACCGCCGAGAGCAAGATCAACGCGCTGAACGACGCCGGCGTCCCCGTCGGCGACACTCCCGAAGAGGTCGCCGATCGCATCGAGGAGTTCCTCGGGTAA
- a CDS encoding transcriptional regulator: MNEVTFAVLGTGGIGRRTLEVSQHKEHLTPVAACDRHGVALDFDGLDVDELLAATEGNIDSGPRDDDVATDGGAAAAGGGVKQHGEDEGVVASDQAHPSENPIRDVVDHGDRIDAVLLALPNYEHDFIPRVADRFLEGGYSGVVIDVLKRSRVIGMLDERSEAFEEQGITFVCGAGATPGFLTGAAALAAQSFVEVEEVDIRWGVGLKSGYEDNRGTVREDIAHLPEYDIATARDLSDAEIEEIIDDRDGVIEFEDMEHADDVLLERAGICDAEDVTVGGVLDVRSDEKPTTTTVSVTGTTFDGETATNTFQLDDATSMEANVNGPALGYLKAGVRRNRAGEYGVFGPAELMPGF, from the coding sequence ATGAACGAAGTTACGTTTGCGGTGCTCGGCACCGGCGGCATCGGACGACGAACGCTCGAAGTGAGCCAGCACAAAGAACACCTCACGCCCGTCGCGGCCTGTGACCGCCACGGCGTCGCGCTGGATTTCGACGGCCTCGACGTCGACGAACTCCTCGCGGCGACGGAGGGGAACATCGACAGCGGGCCGCGAGACGATGACGTTGCGACCGACGGCGGGGCCGCGGCAGCCGGGGGCGGCGTCAAACAGCACGGCGAGGACGAGGGTGTCGTCGCTTCGGACCAGGCACACCCCAGCGAGAACCCCATCCGGGACGTCGTCGATCACGGCGATCGGATCGACGCCGTCCTGCTCGCGCTGCCGAACTACGAGCACGACTTCATCCCGCGCGTGGCCGATCGATTCCTCGAGGGCGGCTACTCCGGCGTCGTGATCGACGTCCTCAAGCGTTCGCGCGTGATCGGCATGCTCGACGAGCGCAGCGAAGCGTTCGAAGAGCAGGGCATCACGTTCGTCTGCGGCGCCGGCGCGACGCCGGGCTTCCTCACCGGCGCGGCCGCGCTGGCGGCCCAGTCGTTCGTCGAGGTCGAAGAAGTGGACATTCGGTGGGGCGTCGGCCTCAAATCGGGGTACGAGGACAACCGCGGCACGGTCCGCGAGGACATCGCCCACCTTCCCGAGTACGACATCGCAACCGCGCGCGACCTCTCCGACGCGGAGATCGAGGAGATCATCGACGACCGCGACGGCGTCATCGAGTTCGAGGACATGGAACACGCCGACGACGTCCTGCTCGAGCGGGCCGGGATCTGCGACGCCGAGGACGTCACGGTCGGCGGCGTCCTCGACGTTCGCAGCGACGAGAAGCCGACGACGACGACCGTCTCGGTAACGGGGACGACCTTCGACGGCGAGACGGCGACGAACACCTTCCAACTCGACGACGCGACGAGCATGGAGGCTAACGTCAACGGCCCGGCGCTGGGCTACCTGAAGGCCGGCGTTCGTCGCAACCGCGCCGGCGAGTACGGCGTCTTCGGGCCGGCCGAACTGATGCCCGGCTTCTGA
- a CDS encoding polysaccharide deacetylase family protein produces MDRRTYLATGAAIALAGCTELSGPGEPDTNNEHSSEDESTDGSADDSDGHDDSEDYPELVGTFDDFENLDEWWEWQDIGSLRADPSRSYGGSQSALLTSSPASDGQVRVRRELDEPIDVREVAPGLAATTDTDQGIVRIQLQDEDAHYVEYSQQITGDMPLTRTNFGITRVRGEPDLSEVVVLQVIRWFGDDAEGQQWVDDFHFVPRPTSGKVMLQFHGGYETHYTEALSRVERHDFPATTFVPTDRLREDAAVEGDRLTHDQVGELADAGWTIGAQSANGTHLGGVDSSRLEDVITDPIDWLEDEGYDDGARFFAYPGSQYTEESYELVRDNYDLAFAGRSPCQGYAGNPHLCSTVSGPSSPGEAKELLDWTAEWGGITNIAFYKLDDDATLEALDETLAYLDELASSGDLEVITSAEMADEYVYG; encoded by the coding sequence ATGGATCGACGAACCTATCTTGCGACGGGAGCAGCGATCGCCCTCGCCGGTTGTACGGAGCTCAGCGGGCCGGGCGAACCGGATACGAACAACGAGCACTCCAGCGAGGACGAGTCGACCGACGGTAGCGCCGACGATTCTGACGGTCACGACGATTCGGAGGACTATCCGGAGCTGGTCGGCACGTTCGACGACTTCGAGAATCTCGACGAGTGGTGGGAGTGGCAGGACATCGGCTCGCTCCGAGCGGATCCGAGTCGCTCTTACGGCGGATCGCAGTCGGCGCTCCTCACGTCGTCGCCGGCTTCGGACGGGCAGGTTCGCGTCCGTCGCGAGCTGGACGAACCCATCGACGTCCGAGAGGTCGCGCCCGGACTCGCCGCGACCACCGACACGGACCAGGGGATAGTGCGGATCCAGCTCCAGGACGAAGATGCCCACTACGTCGAGTACAGCCAGCAGATCACGGGCGATATGCCGTTGACTCGCACGAACTTCGGCATCACCCGCGTGCGAGGCGAACCCGACCTGAGCGAGGTCGTCGTCCTGCAGGTCATTCGCTGGTTCGGCGACGACGCCGAGGGACAGCAGTGGGTCGACGACTTCCACTTCGTTCCCAGGCCCACCTCGGGGAAGGTGATGCTCCAGTTCCACGGCGGGTACGAGACCCACTACACGGAGGCGCTCTCTCGCGTCGAGAGGCACGACTTTCCGGCGACGACGTTCGTCCCGACCGATCGGCTCCGCGAGGACGCCGCGGTCGAGGGCGACCGACTCACGCACGACCAGGTCGGGGAGCTCGCCGACGCGGGCTGGACGATCGGCGCACAGTCGGCGAACGGGACGCACCTCGGTGGCGTCGACTCGAGCCGGCTGGAAGACGTCATCACCGACCCGATCGACTGGCTCGAGGACGAGGGGTACGACGACGGCGCCCGGTTCTTCGCGTACCCCGGCTCGCAGTACACCGAAGAATCGTACGAGCTCGTCCGGGACAATTACGATCTCGCGTTCGCGGGCCGGTCGCCGTGTCAGGGCTACGCCGGGAACCCGCACCTCTGCTCGACCGTCTCGGGTCCCTCCTCCCCCGGGGAGGCGAAGGAGTTGCTCGACTGGACGGCAGAGTGGGGCGGGATCACCAACATCGCGTTTTATAAACTCGACGACGATGCCACCCTCGAGGCGCTCGACGAGACGCTCGCCTATCTCGACGAACTCGCGTCGTCGGGCGACCTGGAAGTGATCACGTCCGCGGAGATGGCCGACGAGTACGTCTACGGATAA
- a CDS encoding FmdB family zinc ribbon protein, which translates to MPVSLECDACGHRHTIPERPDDPNGGGTVCPACGAKPYTVRREGLVWHPEP; encoded by the coding sequence ATGCCAGTTTCGCTCGAGTGCGACGCCTGCGGTCACCGCCACACGATTCCGGAGCGACCGGACGATCCGAACGGCGGCGGAACGGTCTGTCCCGCGTGTGGCGCCAAACCGTACACGGTCCGGCGGGAGGGGCTCGTCTGGCACCCCGAACCGTAA
- a CDS encoding SDR family oxidoreductase, with the protein MATPTVLVTGCASGIGNETALAFHDRGWTVYATDSDPDALGDLEELGCETAELDVTDPDHASRVVDRIDDEQGRLDCLINNAGYGQPGPVEEVPTEALEDQLRVNFFGVHRLIRAALPLMRRQGRGRIVNVSSVYGRTFFLGQGAYVGSKWALEGLSNVLRAEVSDHGIDVVLIEPGPVETQFGERALEEKENREETGAYPWFDRLYDEERYGRRFIDRAVGHVQPETVADRILEIATEPDPDARYVIGPWKYQLWAGKLVPTGVRDRLLEQVKRMP; encoded by the coding sequence ATGGCCACACCGACGGTACTCGTTACTGGCTGCGCGTCGGGAATCGGCAACGAAACCGCGCTAGCGTTCCACGACCGCGGTTGGACGGTCTACGCGACGGATTCCGACCCGGACGCCCTCGGGGATCTCGAGGAACTCGGCTGCGAGACGGCCGAACTCGACGTCACGGATCCGGATCACGCCAGCCGGGTCGTCGATCGAATCGACGACGAGCAGGGGCGCCTCGATTGCCTGATCAACAACGCGGGCTACGGCCAACCAGGCCCCGTCGAGGAGGTCCCGACCGAGGCTCTCGAGGACCAGCTCCGGGTCAATTTCTTCGGCGTCCACCGGCTCATCAGAGCCGCGCTGCCGCTCATGCGCCGGCAGGGACGAGGCCGGATCGTCAACGTCTCGAGCGTCTACGGCCGGACGTTCTTCCTCGGACAGGGCGCGTACGTCGGCTCGAAGTGGGCGCTCGAGGGGTTGAGCAACGTGTTACGGGCGGAAGTGTCAGACCACGGGATCGACGTCGTCCTGATCGAACCCGGCCCCGTCGAGACGCAGTTCGGCGAGCGCGCGCTCGAGGAGAAGGAAAACCGCGAGGAAACGGGCGCCTATCCGTGGTTCGATCGGCTCTACGACGAGGAACGGTACGGCCGCCGGTTCATCGACAGGGCGGTCGGCCACGTCCAGCCCGAGACGGTCGCCGACCGCATCCTCGAGATCGCTACCGAACCCGATCCCGACGCCCGGTACGTCATCGGTCCCTGGAAGTACCAGCTCTGGGCCGGCAAACTGGTGCCGACGGGCGTTCGCGACCGGCTACTCGAGCAGGTCAAACGAATGCCGTAG
- a CDS encoding Cdc6/Cdc18 family protein yields the protein MSDSVDYFGSETAIFRNKELLQVSHLPDGDRIIGRQAELENLATAIKPATHGNTPNNVLVYGKTGTGKSLCAKFITNQAIDRADRNDVTIGVTYVDCLQDSTETQVVQSIAHQLNDRDRTGVSIPHSGLSTAEYYRRLWQITDALYDVVLVILDEVDKIENDDVLMQFSRAVESGKLESSKVGVIGISNKVRYKESLNERVKSSLCEREYVFAPYDATQIQEILTSRSDAFHEGVLAESVIPRVAALSAREHGDARKAIDILRFAGEIAEEEGMDAVTEDCVDQAHEREETSRLAELISKSPSHAKMVLEAMAFLVQQADDSDAAVRTTEVYDVYQRVCAQESSDPLKLRRVRDILSELEFLSIIDQERKWAGKGKGNYMENRLLDDPDVILAACAETEV from the coding sequence ATGTCCGACTCGGTTGACTATTTCGGAAGCGAGACGGCGATCTTCCGGAACAAGGAGCTCTTGCAGGTCTCGCACTTACCGGACGGCGATCGGATCATCGGTCGGCAGGCGGAACTCGAGAATCTCGCCACGGCGATCAAACCGGCGACCCACGGGAATACGCCGAACAACGTGCTCGTCTACGGGAAGACGGGCACCGGCAAATCGCTCTGTGCGAAATTCATCACCAACCAGGCGATCGACCGCGCCGACCGCAACGACGTCACGATCGGCGTCACGTACGTCGACTGTCTCCAGGACTCGACGGAAACGCAAGTCGTCCAGTCGATCGCCCACCAGCTCAACGACCGCGACCGAACCGGCGTCTCGATCCCGCACTCCGGGTTGAGTACGGCCGAATACTACCGGCGCCTCTGGCAGATCACCGACGCGTTGTACGACGTGGTCCTCGTCATCCTCGACGAGGTCGACAAGATCGAAAACGACGACGTGTTGATGCAGTTCTCGCGGGCCGTCGAATCGGGCAAACTCGAGTCGAGCAAAGTCGGCGTCATCGGGATCAGCAACAAGGTTCGGTACAAGGAGTCGCTGAACGAGCGCGTCAAATCGAGCCTCTGCGAGCGCGAGTACGTGTTCGCCCCCTACGACGCCACGCAGATCCAGGAGATCCTCACCTCCCGGTCGGACGCCTTCCACGAGGGCGTCCTCGCGGAAAGCGTCATCCCGCGAGTGGCGGCCCTCTCGGCGCGCGAACACGGCGACGCGCGCAAGGCGATCGACATCCTCCGATTCGCCGGCGAGATCGCCGAAGAGGAGGGGATGGACGCCGTGACCGAGGACTGCGTCGATCAGGCCCACGAGCGCGAAGAGACCAGTCGGCTCGCGGAACTCATCTCGAAGTCGCCGAGTCACGCGAAGATGGTGCTCGAGGCGATGGCGTTTCTGGTCCAGCAGGCAGACGACAGCGACGCCGCCGTCCGCACGACCGAGGTCTACGACGTCTACCAGCGCGTCTGCGCCCAGGAGAGCTCCGACCCGCTCAAACTCCGCCGGGTCCGCGATATCCTCTCCGAACTCGAGTTTCTCTCGATCATCGACCAGGAGCGCAAGTGGGCCGGCAAGGGGAAAGGCAACTACATGGAGAATCGTCTCCTCGACGATCCCGACGTGATCCTGGCCGCCTGCGCCGAAACGGAGGTCTGA
- a CDS encoding DUF7563 family protein, with protein sequence MKTCPNCNEMVSANFVRVFGDNSGHLEGCVHCLTSAELTGTADEREYLSTLP encoded by the coding sequence AGACCTGTCCAAACTGCAACGAGATGGTCTCGGCGAATTTCGTGCGCGTCTTCGGGGACAACAGTGGCCATCTCGAGGGCTGCGTGCACTGTCTGACCTCGGCGGAACTCACGGGTACGGCCGACGAGCGCGAGTACCTGTCCACCCTCCCGTAA